The genomic stretch TTCCAGAACGGTTCGACATCTTCAAAAATGATGTTCGGGAACGGCAAGCCGTACGCATTGTCGATGATCAGTGGGATGTTGTTCTCGCGCGCCAATTTGTCCAGTTTACGCACTTCTTCGTCAGTCAGTACGTTACCTGTTGGGTTGGTTGGGCGAGATGCACAAATTGCTGCGACGGAGTCATCGACGGTGAGCTTTTCAAAATCAACGTGATATTTGAATAGGCCGTTGTCGAGTAGCTCTATTTCTGGATGGTACGAAACAAAAATGTCTTCATCGATACCTGCATCACCGTAGCCAATGTATTCCGGTGCGATAGGCAACAGGACTTTTTTGTGCGAACCATCTGGCTGCTGACCAGCAAACAAATTAAATAGGTAGAAGAACCCGCTTTGGCTGCCATTCGTCAGGCTAATATTCTTCTCACTGATGTCCCAGCCGTATGTTTCACGAAACAGCTGAGCGAGCGCTTTGACGAACACGTCTTTACCCTGAGGGCCATCATAATTAGTGAGCGCGGCGACGAGTTCGCCACTGGCGAGCATTTCTTCACTGGCTTGGTGAAAGTAATCGAGCATGGCAGGAATGGCGGCCGGGTTACCCCCACCGAGCATGATGGCACCTGGCGTGCGTAGGCCATCATTCAAATCGTCCATTAACTGCGTAATACCTGAATACAGATTAAATTTTTCACCAAACTTTGAGAACTGCATGCTTACATATACCTAATTCATTGTGATTGCTTTATGTGTCTTGATTGCTGACGAAACATCAGCTTATAGAGTAATACTTGACCTTACCCTAATGTTATTACGACGCAAAGTGTGAATTTACTCGAAGAAGAAAAAAGTTTGTCATCAGACCAGATGGAGAGGATTTGGAATTAAAAAAGGGAAGCGAAATGCTTCCCTTGCTGGTGGAGTGAGTCGGTTATTCGCCAGTGTAAACAATCAGTACTTTGTCGTCTTGGTATTGGCGTTCGAATGCGTAGTAGCCTTCTTGATTACGAGTGATGTGCTTACCTTGAGCAACCGCTGGGTGGCGTTGACGGAATTCG from Vibrio parahaemolyticus encodes the following:
- a CDS encoding valine--pyruvate transaminase, which translates into the protein MQFSKFGEKFNLYSGITQLMDDLNDGLRTPGAIMLGGGNPAAIPAMLDYFHQASEEMLASGELVAALTNYDGPQGKDVFVKALAQLFRETYGWDISEKNISLTNGSQSGFFYLFNLFAGQQPDGSHKKVLLPIAPEYIGYGDAGIDEDIFVSYHPEIELLDNGLFKYHVDFEKLTVDDSVAAICASRPTNPTGNVLTDEEVRKLDKLARENNIPLIIDNAYGLPFPNIIFEDVEPFWNENTILCMSLSKLGVPGVRCGIVIASEEITQALTNMNGIISLAPGSVGPALANHIIAKGDLLKLSSEVIKPFYKQKSQRAVELLQQAITDERFRIHKPEGAIFLWLWFDELPITTMELYQRLKARGVLIVPGEYFFIGQKDEWDHAHQCLRMNYVQDDEMMQKGIAIIAEEVEKAYQQGQ